CCAATTTTTCCGACACTCCTGGTCCCGATCATGAACGTCGAAGTGATCAGGGTACATTCATGTACCTCCTCGATCAGATTTTCGTTGCCGATGCGGACCTCCAGCCCCATGATATCATCGTTGTCATGCTCGAGCATGAGGCAGAGAAGTTCCTCCTCCTCGAACAGATTCAGGAACTTTCTTATTTTCTCCACATCCTTGAACTCCGGTTGATTGAGGATGTTGGTTGTCCCCCCCAGGACAACCCGGACCTTCTCCTCCTCCCGGAGGCTCTCTTCCAGCAACAGAAATGCCTGCTCCAGGATCTCCATCCGCCGGTACAGATCCCTCTTCAGTTCATTGATCAGGGACTCGGTTACCTGATCGATGGTCAACCCGTACAGTTTCAGATTCAGATACTGGACCACCTGCTGCAATTCCGCTGCAGAAAGGGACTGGGGCAAATCGATCACCCGGTTTTTGATGAAGCCATTGCCCGTGATCAGCACGACAAGCCCTTTTTTTTCACTCAGAGGCAGGATCCGCATCTGGTAAAAAGAACTCTTCCGGAATTGCGGGCCAAGTATCAATGTAGTATGTCTGGCCAGCTGGGACAATATCCTCGAGGCCTCGGCTATGATCTTTCCCACATCATTTGCCTTGTTCAGGCTTATAGCTATCGCATCCTGTATTTCCAGGCCGAGATCTACATCCTCCATGAGATTATCCACGTAGAAACGATAACCGTGACGCGTTGGCACACGCCCGGCTGAAACATGGGGTTGTTCCAGGAAACCCATCTCTTCAAGATCGGCCATCTCATTCCTGATCGTGGCCGAACTCAGGTTCCTTTCGTACCTGCGCGAAACAGTACGCGACCCCACCGGTTCCGCCGTGCAGATATACTCCTCCACCACGGCTCTCAGTATCCTCAATTTCCGCGGACTCAATATATGTTTCATTCTGAACCTGCCTTTTTTAGCACTCTAACTGCTTGAGTGCTAATCTTATTTCAAAAATACCATCATTAGTTCTTTTTGTCAAGATTGCGGGGCGTAAAAAAACAACTTTTTTTGTGGGGTGTCATCATGGAGACAGGGAAGTAGAATTTTTTATATCTGTAAAAATACGGGATATGAAACTGTAAACTTCGATCAGATCGATTTCGTAACGTTCACCGGCAAAAATAATATAAACAATCCTGTCCCTGCAAGACAGGCTCAGGGCCCTCGAATCATTTTCCCGGCCGTGGATCTCCATTACCCCTTTCTCGACAGCGATAAATGATCCGTACAGAAGAAGGAAAATGACCAGACATACAGTCAGTACCCGCAACTCTTTCACTCGCTTTCCGGCAACAGGACATGTCCAGATCCCGTACTGATAATATTTAACTTAAATCGTGATGAATATACAGAGTAAACATCGCAGATGCGGCACCGGCCCCTTCTGATTTTGCAAACAATACCAGAATCAACGATGCAATTATTTCCCGAATTGGTCCGTGTACGTCCTGGAAAGAGCTTCCGCAAGGATCGGGATGGCGGCGATGGACTCTTCCAGAGTATTCTGGTGTCCGCCCACTTCAACGATCATGGCTCTTTCATGCAGATCCTGATTGTAAGTAAAACCCTGGCACAGAATACCGCGGGAGATTCCGGCATCTATCTTTTCCAGTTCCTGCTGAAGAAGGAGCGCGGTAGAAAAGTTGCTCTCCCAGTGTTCATGACCCGAACCGATCACGATCAGCAAATTCCCCGTCTCCTTCCCATTCACGGTTGACGTGGTAAATTTGCGCAATATGCCGTCCCGGTGCAGATCCACCGCCATATTGATCTGGGGATTTTCTTCGAGGAGCTTGCTTATCTCGGGCCGGGCCTTCTGGTAAGCCGTACGGCGGGGCAGGTCAAAAATTAGCGTGCAGTGCATCACCGGAATATGATAATCCCTCTCCAGCGATTCCGCCAGAATCCGTCCCAATCTGGCCACGGTGACATTCAGGTTGCGGGAAAAATATTCGCCGGCAGTGGGGTAATAAGTTTCGGTAATATGCGAATGATAGATCAATATCTTCGGCTTCACATGGGGAGGGAAGGTGGTAACGGTACTCGTGATTTCATTCTCGTTCCCCCCGCCCTGCAATTCGCCTGTAACTCCCCGAGCGGGCAGCACATCCGTGGTCACGGCAGCATCCCCACCGGCCGGAACCGGAACTGCCACCAGGCCGGAGAAACTTCCAGCCAGCAAGCTGGCGGGATGATCAAGATATATCCCCGTCAACAATCCAGCCATGGTTACAATAAAAAAACGCGAAGAAAAATCCGGTGCTGCCATCCTCTGCAACCCCGGAATCCCCTGTTTCAGCAATATATGGGGAATTGACGCCAGCAGATCATCTTTCCCCCTTCCCGGGGCAGGGAAATCAATGCTGTTGCCATCACCCCATGACCCCCTGGCAAAAAATACGATCAGTCCCAGGAATAAAAGCAAGATTATGCCCAGGTGCCCGCTGATATATTCTCCTCCCGGTTTTCTTCCGAACCGGCCACGGCCATGGCTCGGCATCCGGCGTATCCGTTGCCAAAAAGAACTGAACAAGGTTTCAACCTCCCGGCCACACACTCATTAACTGATATATGCCGGCAGTTCAAACTTATTCCGCCCCCCGATACTTTTTGATTGCGTCTTGCAATGCATCTGCCGCCAGGTTGGAACAATGCACCTTCA
Above is a genomic segment from Bacillota bacterium containing:
- the hrcA gene encoding heat-inducible transcription repressor HrcA, giving the protein MKHILSPRKLRILRAVVEEYICTAEPVGSRTVSRRYERNLSSATIRNEMADLEEMGFLEQPHVSAGRVPTRHGYRFYVDNLMEDVDLGLEIQDAIAISLNKANDVGKIIAEASRILSQLARHTTLILGPQFRKSSFYQMRILPLSEKKGLVVLITGNGFIKNRVIDLPQSLSAAELQQVVQYLNLKLYGLTIDQVTESLINELKRDLYRRMEILEQAFLLLEESLREEEKVRVVLGGTTNILNQPEFKDVEKIRKFLNLFEEEELLCLMLEHDNDDIMGLEVRIGNENLIEEVHECTLITSTFMIGTRSVGKIGVLGPMRMNYPEVVALVKCLAENLNQVLEAQSS
- a CDS encoding stage II sporulation protein P — its product is MFSSFWQRIRRMPSHGRGRFGRKPGGEYISGHLGIILLLFLGLIVFFARGSWGDGNSIDFPAPGRGKDDLLASIPHILLKQGIPGLQRMAAPDFSSRFFIVTMAGLLTGIYLDHPASLLAGSFSGLVAVPVPAGGDAAVTTDVLPARGVTGELQGGGNENEITSTVTTFPPHVKPKILIYHSHITETYYPTAGEYFSRNLNVTVARLGRILAESLERDYHIPVMHCTLIFDLPRRTAYQKARPEISKLLEENPQINMAVDLHRDGILRKFTTSTVNGKETGNLLIVIGSGHEHWESNFSTALLLQQELEKIDAGISRGILCQGFTYNQDLHERAMIVEVGGHQNTLEESIAAIPILAEALSRTYTDQFGK